One window of the Magnolia sinica isolate HGM2019 chromosome 19, MsV1, whole genome shotgun sequence genome contains the following:
- the LOC131234877 gene encoding uncharacterized protein LOC131234877 yields MREKVAVVLLLFFLASQMGRGEASAADCNDACSTACVQKDTRLMARCELKCQIKCEPGRGLYFRHSGRRYLVSD; encoded by the exons atgagagagaaagtAGCAGTGGttcttctcttatttttcttGGCATCTCAAATGGGTAGAGGGGAGGCCTCTGCTGCTGATTGCAATGACGCCTGCAGTACCGCCTGCGTTCAGAAAGACA CGAGGCTAATGGCACGCTGCGAACTCAAGTGCCAAATAAAATGCGAGCCAG GCCGAGGTCTCTATTTCAGACATTCCGGTCGACGCTACCTAGTCTCTGACTGA